From the genome of Lotus japonicus ecotype B-129 chromosome 6, LjGifu_v1.2, one region includes:
- the LOC130726437 gene encoding protein DETOXIFICATION 55 produces the protein MLAEEKYQKAYPTTAEVVDELKKMTDIGFPIAVMGLVGYLKNMISVVCMGKLGSLELASGALAIGFTNITGYSVLSGLAMGMEPLCTQAFGSQNFSLLSLTLRRTIFMLLLVSLPISLFWLNLEPFMLSLHQNPEITKVASLYCRFSIPDLVANSFLHPIRIYLRSKGTTWPLMWCTLLSILLHIPVTTFFTFKLQLGVPGIAVSSFVANFNTLFFLLSYMLYMHVTKVSLSAPLLTSQPEKLTTITTLGKEWSVLIRFSIQSCLGVCLEWWWYEFMTILAGYLHNPRVALATAGIVIQTTSLMYTLPTALSASVSTRVGNELGAGQPERASLSTVVAIGMALASSMLGLLWTTLGREKWGRVFTSDSEVLSLTMAVLPIIGVCELANYPQTTSCGILRGSARPGVGAGINFYSFYLVGAPVAMLLGFVWRLGLVGLCYGLLAAQIACVVSVLVVVYNTDWERESLKAKNLVGNKSFSSCGAHADDQTVKCEEGLVFLSENNSLK, from the exons ATGCTTGCGGAGGAGAAATACCAAAAGGCATACCCGACAACTGCTGAG GTGGTGGACGAGCTAAAGAAAATGACAGACATAGGTTTCCCAATAGCAGTCATGGGCCTCGTGGGATACCTCAAGAACATGATCTCAGTTGTGTGCATGGGAAAGTTAGGAAGCCTCGAGCTAGCAAGTGGTGCCTTAGCCATAGGCTTCACAAACATCACCGGTTACTCTGTCCTCTCCGGTCTCGCCATGGGCATGGAGCCACTCTGCACTCAAGCCTTTGGTTCGCAAAACTTCTCCTTGCTCTCTCTTACTCTGCGTAGAACAATTTTCATGTTACTACTCGtttctcttcctatctctctcttctggCTCAACCTCGAACCTTTCATGTTGAGCCTTCACCAGAACCCGGAGATAACAAAAGTGGCGAGCCTCTATTGCCGGTTTTCGATCCCAGATCTCGTTGCTAACAGCTTTCTTCACCCAATTCGGATCTATTTACGTAGCAAAGGGACAACTTGGCCCCTCATGTGGTGCACGTTGCTTTCTATTCTTTTGCACATTCCAGTGACCACTTTTTTTACATTCAAACTGCAACTTGGTGTGCCCGGGATTGCTGTCTCTTCCTTTGTTGCCAATTTCAACACCCTTTTCTTCCTTCTCTCGTACATGCTCTACATGCATGTCACCAAAGTGTCACTATCAGCGCCACTACTCACATCACAACCAGAAAAGTTAACCACCATTACCACCCTAGGTAAAGAATGGAGTGTGCTAATAAGGTTTTCTATTCAGAGTTGCCTTGGTGTGTGCTTGGAGTGGTGGTGGTACGAGTTCATGACAATTCTAGCAG GTTATCTTCACAACCCTCGGGTAGCTCTAGCCACTGCTGGCATAGTGATACAAACAACGTCTCTCATGTACACTTTGCCAACAGCACTAAGTGCTTCTGTGTCAACCAGAGTAGGGAACGAGCTCGGAGCGGGTCAACCGGAAAGAGCCAGCTTGTCAACCGTGGTAGCCATAGGAATGGCCCTAGCAAGCTCCATGTTGGGGTTGTTATGGACCACATTAGGTAGAGAAAAATGGGGGAGGGTGTTCACAAGTGATAGTGAGGTGTTGTCACTAACCATGGCAGTGTTGCCTATAATTGGAGTGTGTGAGCTTGCAAACTATCCTCAAACAACAAGCTGTGGAATTTTGAGAGGGAGTGCAAGGCCAGGTGTTGGTGCTGGAATAAACTTTTACTCATTCTACTTGGTTGGTGCCCCAGTGGCCATGTTGTTAGGGTTTGTTTGGAGATTAGGGTTGGTGGGGCTATGTTATGGGCTGTTGGCTGCCCAAATAGCATGTGTGGTCTCAGTTCTGGTTGTGGTATACAACACAGATTGGGAAAGGGAGTCATTGAAGGCAAAAAACTTGGTGGGAAATAAGAGCTTTTCATCATGTGGAGCACATGCTGATGACCAAACAGTCAAATGTGAAGAAGGTCTTGTCTTTCTCAGTGAGAACAACTCCTTAAAGTGA
- the LOC130726322 gene encoding protein GAMETE EXPRESSED 2 isoform X1 — protein sequence MEFLTTRLIVISLSAFSFFPLSCSEYTTSDRSKLPIFAFSWWDDKGTFKAGETAVIKVKVLENGDKIDRNAFQPILTVNGKEGNSSYVSTVFSDFKGDFDDWKICFAPIRVGLFNVLINEDRYKVLDSSLHFQVEPGNMYPSVCVASWKGLKYEFEAGSKATIMVLLKDAFGNSISKTNDVSYLPDFKLFVLSENGSVTSEPDISNMGWNEFDYIVIEFFVMQAGNFSLLIEGGNQTLNGSPLPLKVNPGAIDVSNCMAKWNIEPHAWQLASKMEIFIHQLDQYGNLVSGLYPFDADIVERDTNLTIPIADLLFEEVDSGIQLFSFSNLEPGNFLLTIYDSKHNKSISNMPYVYTVFVGYCDGVKSVVNGSGLNDSVAGVRAEFSVYLNDIYQYPSPVEADILQVQILRENDNYSVSPTIYPKLNKNGSIIASGMPYDGIGRTEAAPSPSISLSNNSGSRSPVVASAFNVEYTPDKSGFFDINVYCGNIILNEGHAFRKEVKAGEVNISLSSVARFSSKVPKLSKNEIVVQLMDSYLNPVLSQQSKLKLEIASINISRFSTWDTVDNKDGSYSCSYMAKDVGTYEICPSFDGKRFLACPLSINVYSSEYFPKANNDTVSIWEDESIAIDVLANDYFAGDNARIVEFSKSDHGSLIQNGRIFRYTPYEDYYGNDYFWYTISDINGNLATASVHISVLNIPPQFASAPSQLQATEDLISPRFGGFSGFEITYSNPKESISVNLSALSGSILLSPLVMQFGQPVWNELSINTGNETATSLLLEGTVEEINFALQSIQYLGNENFYGADTIKVSAKNKNGINSLGVPIFVDPINDPPYIRVPSFIILRSNEEETHIFDKEKDKFDFLIGDSDLPTFPVGESHFLVSFSVEVSDGLLATNLPAHLINTTELKHMYNCQWQPLQTYVTISKHFMVKATGIRFHGTINDCNSVMQQLFYLGGEHGAVLTLTVNDMGNYGCYPGCAEGMSMPLYTEAMVNLMRKTPMSSFLAHTLGSIIVIEFVIIFSLGVLLLYLTCKCAILLVHERRNREKRASELSTAQSSQTQTSSMNKPENATYFTGCCPSPSLLRFGMQSSNFRQRSRRLFHIGESSKAVNQPSPSTSEIQQTLMSTSAPLSFDKNHSLNSNF from the exons ATGGAGTTCCTAACAACCAGACTCATTGTCATTTCACTCTCTGCATTCTCATTTTTCCCACTATCTTGTTCTGAGTATACAACTTCAG ATAGATCAAAATTGCCCATATTCGCTTTCAGTTGGTGGGATGATAAGGGCACATTCAAGGCTGGTGAAACAGCAGTTATTAAGGTCAAAGTGCTTGAAAATGGTGATAAGATTGATAGAAATGCTTTTCAGCCTATACTCACTGTGAATGGAAAGGAAGGGAATAGTTCCTATGTATCCACGGTGTTCTCGGATTTCAAAGGAGACTTTGATGATTGGAAGATTTGCTTCGCCCCCATCAGGGTTGGATTGTTTAATGTGCTCATCAATGAGGACCGTTATAAAGTTCTTGATTCGTCACTGCATTTCCAAGTCGAGCCAG GGAACATGTACCCGTCTGTGTGTGTGGCATCATGGAAAGGCCTTAAATATGAGTTTGAAGCTGGTTCTAAAGCTACAATTATGGTGCTCCTCAAAGATGCATTTGGGAACAGTATCTCCAAGACGAATGACGTGTCCTATTTACCTGATTTTAAGTTGTTTGTGTTGAGCGAAAATGGTTCTGTTACAAGTGAGCCAGATATCTCCAACATGGGGTGGAATGAGTTTGATTATATAGTCATTGAGTTTTTTGTGATGCAAGCTGGAAACTTCTCCTTGCTCATAGAAGGAGGAAATCAAACCTTGAATGGTTCTCCATTACCATTAAAAGTGAATCCAG GAGCTATAGATGTCTCTAACTGTATGGCCAAATGGAACATTGAACCACATGCATGGCAATTGGCTTCCAAGATGGAAATCTTTATACATCAGTTGGATCAATATGGAAATCTGGTTTCTGGATTGTACCCATTTGATGCTGACATTGTTGAAAGAGATACAAACTTGACAATACCTATAGCAGATCTTCTCTTTGAGGAAGTGGATTCTGGGATTCAGTTGTTTTCCTTTAGCAATCTGGAGCCAGGGAACTTCCTGCTAACAATATATGATAGCAAGCATAATAAGAGCATTTCCAATATGCCATATGTTTATACTGTTTTTGTTG GTTATTGTGATGGGGTGAAAAGTGTTGTAAATGGATCTGGTTTAAATGATTCAGTAGCTGGAGTAAGGGCAGAGTTCTCTGTATATTTGAATGACATCTATCAATATCCTTCCCCAGTGGAAGCAGACATACTTCAAGTACAAATCTTAAGAGAAAATGATAACTACAGTGTTTCGCCAACCATATATCCTAAGCTAAATAAAAATG GGAGCATAATAGCTTCAGGAATGCCATATGATGGTATAGGTCGCACGGAAGCTGCCCCGTCTCCTTCTATATCGTTGAGCAACAAT TCTGGGAGCAGGAGCCCTGTTGTAGCCAGTGCATTTAATGTGGAATACACACCAGATAAAAGTGGCTTTTTCGATATTAATGTATATTGTGGAAACATAATACTGAATGAGGGTCATGCATTCAGAAAAGAGGTAAAAGCAG GTGAAGTAAATATTTCATTGTCAAGTGTTGCGAGGTTTTCTTCCAAGGTGCCAAAGCTGTCGAAAAATGAAATAGTTGTGCAGCTTATGGATTCATATCTAAACCCTGTTCTCTCACAACAGTCAAAATTGAAATTGGAGATTGCTTCAATTAATATCTCTAGGTTTTCAACTTGGGACACTGTGGATAATAAGGATGGTTCATACAGCTGCAGCTATATGGCTAAAGATGTTGGCACTTACGAGATTTGCCCTTCCTTTGATGGCAAGCGCTTCTTGGCATGTCCCCTCAGTATCAATGTGTACAGTA GTGAATATTTTCCCAAAGCCAACAATGATACAGTATCTATTTGGGAGGATGAATCCATTGCCATTGATGTCTTGGCAAATGATTATTTTGCGGGTGACAATGCACGTATAGTTGAATTTTCAAAA TCAGATCATGGCTCACTTATACAGAATGGAAGGATCTTTCGCTACACTCCCTATGAAGATTATTATGGAAATGATTATTTTTGGTACACAATATCTGATATAAATGGAAATCTTGCTACTGCTTCTGTGCACATATCCGTTCTCAATATTCCACCTCAGTTTGCTTCTGCTCCAAGCCAACTGCAAGCAACAGAGGACTTAATAAGCCCTAGATTTGG TGgtttttctgggtttgaaatCACTTACTCAAATCCAAAGGAGAGTATTTCTGTCAATCTGAGTGCATTATCTGGAAGTATACTTCTGTCTCCCTTGGTGATGCAATTTGGACAACCAGTGTGGAATGAACTTTCAATTAATACAGGAAATGAAACAGCAACCAGTTTACTATTAGAAGGCACTGTGGAAGAAATTAATTTTGCGCTTCAGTCAATTCAGTACCTggg aaATGAGAATTTTTATGGTGCAGATACCATTAAAGTCTCTGCCAAGAATAAGAATGGAATAAATTCATTGGGTGTCCCAATTTTTGTTGATCCTATAAATGATCCTCCATATATTAGAGTTCCTTCCTTCATTATATTGAGGAGCAATGAAGAAGAGACCCATATCTTTGATAAAGAGAAAGACAAGTTTGACTTTTTGATTGGAGATTCCGATCTTCCGACTTTCCCTG TTGGGGAGAGTCACTTTCTTGTGTCATTCTCTGTGGAAGTAAGTGATGGATTATTAGCAACAAATCTCCCAGCTCATTTGATCAATACAACTGAACTGAAGCACATGTATAATTGTCAGTGGCAACCTCTTCAGACATATGTAACCATCTCAAAGCACTTTATGGTCAAAGCTACTGGAATCAGATTTCATGGCACAATCAATGACTGCAATAGTGTTATGCAGCAATTGTTCTATCTT GGAGGTGAGCATGGAGCTGTTTTAACATTAACAGTGAATGACATGGGAAACTATGGGTGTTATCCAGGTTGTGCAGAGGGGATGTCAATGCCATTATACACTGAGGCTATGGTTAATTTAATGAGAAAGACGCCTATGAGTTCATTCCTTGCACATA CCTTAGGATCAATCATCGTCATTGAATTTGtcatcattttctctcttgGAGTGTTACTTCTATACTTAACCTGCAAATGCGCAATTCTGCTCGTACATGAAAGAAGAAACCGTGAGAAAAGGGCTTCAGAGCTATCTACTGCACAAAGTTCCCAGACACAAACT TCAAGCATGAACAAACCTGAGAATGCTACTTATTTCACTGGTTGTTGTCCAAGTCCTTCCTTGCTTCGTTTCGGCATGCAATCCTCCAACTTTCGCCAACG GTCCCGTCGTCTATTTCACATTGGAGAATCTAGCAAAGCAGTGAATCAACCTTCTCCTTCAACGAGTGAAATCCAACAAACACTTATGTCTACCTCTGCGCCTCTTTCCTTTGACAAAAACCATAGCTTAAACTCAAATTTTTAA
- the LOC130726322 gene encoding protein GAMETE EXPRESSED 2 isoform X2, which translates to MEFLTTRLIVISLSAFSFFPLSCSEYTTSDRSKLPIFAFSWWDDKGTFKAGETAVIKVKVLENGDKIDRNAFQPILTVNGKEGNSSYVSTVFSDFKGDFDDWKICFAPIRVGLFNVLINEDRYKVLDSSLHFQVEPGNMYPSVCVASWKGLKYEFEAGSKATIMVLLKDAFGNSISKTNDVSYLPDFKLFVLSENGSVTSEPDISNMGWNEFDYIVIEFFVMQAGNFSLLIEGGNQTLNGSPLPLKVNPGAIDVSNCMAKWNIEPHAWQLASKMEIFIHQLDQYGNLVSGLYPFDADIVERDTNLTIPIADLLFEEVDSGIQLFSFSNLEPGNFLLTIYDSKHNKSISNMPYVYTVFVGYCDGVKSVVNGSGLNDSVAGVRAEFSVYLNDIYQYPSPVEADILQVQILRENDNYSVSPTIYPKLNKNGSIIASGMPYDGIGRTEAAPSPSISLSNNSGSRSPVVASAFNVEYTPDKSGFFDINVYCGNIILNEGHAFRKEVKAGEVNISLSSVARFSSKVPKLSKNEIVVQLMDSYLNPVLSQQSKLKLEIASINISRFSTWDTVDNKDGSYSCSYMAKDVGTYEICPSFDGKRFLACPLSINVYSSEYFPKANNDTVSIWEDESIAIDVLANDYFAGDNARIVEFSKSDHGSLIQNGRIFRYTPYEDYYGNDYFWYTISDINGNLATASVHISVLNIPPQFASAPSQLQATEDLISPRFGGFSGFEITYSNPKESISVNLSALSGSILLSPLVMQFGQPVWNELSINTGNETATSLLLEGTVEEINFALQSIQYLGNENFYGADTIKVSAKNKNGINSLGVPIFVDPINDPPYIRVPSFIILRSNEEETHIFDKEKDKFDFLIGDSDLPTFPVGESHFLVSFSVEWQPLQTYVTISKHFMVKATGIRFHGTINDCNSVMQQLFYLGGEHGAVLTLTVNDMGNYGCYPGCAEGMSMPLYTEAMVNLMRKTPMSSFLAHTLGSIIVIEFVIIFSLGVLLLYLTCKCAILLVHERRNREKRASELSTAQSSQTQTSSMNKPENATYFTGCCPSPSLLRFGMQSSNFRQRSRRLFHIGESSKAVNQPSPSTSEIQQTLMSTSAPLSFDKNHSLNSNF; encoded by the exons ATGGAGTTCCTAACAACCAGACTCATTGTCATTTCACTCTCTGCATTCTCATTTTTCCCACTATCTTGTTCTGAGTATACAACTTCAG ATAGATCAAAATTGCCCATATTCGCTTTCAGTTGGTGGGATGATAAGGGCACATTCAAGGCTGGTGAAACAGCAGTTATTAAGGTCAAAGTGCTTGAAAATGGTGATAAGATTGATAGAAATGCTTTTCAGCCTATACTCACTGTGAATGGAAAGGAAGGGAATAGTTCCTATGTATCCACGGTGTTCTCGGATTTCAAAGGAGACTTTGATGATTGGAAGATTTGCTTCGCCCCCATCAGGGTTGGATTGTTTAATGTGCTCATCAATGAGGACCGTTATAAAGTTCTTGATTCGTCACTGCATTTCCAAGTCGAGCCAG GGAACATGTACCCGTCTGTGTGTGTGGCATCATGGAAAGGCCTTAAATATGAGTTTGAAGCTGGTTCTAAAGCTACAATTATGGTGCTCCTCAAAGATGCATTTGGGAACAGTATCTCCAAGACGAATGACGTGTCCTATTTACCTGATTTTAAGTTGTTTGTGTTGAGCGAAAATGGTTCTGTTACAAGTGAGCCAGATATCTCCAACATGGGGTGGAATGAGTTTGATTATATAGTCATTGAGTTTTTTGTGATGCAAGCTGGAAACTTCTCCTTGCTCATAGAAGGAGGAAATCAAACCTTGAATGGTTCTCCATTACCATTAAAAGTGAATCCAG GAGCTATAGATGTCTCTAACTGTATGGCCAAATGGAACATTGAACCACATGCATGGCAATTGGCTTCCAAGATGGAAATCTTTATACATCAGTTGGATCAATATGGAAATCTGGTTTCTGGATTGTACCCATTTGATGCTGACATTGTTGAAAGAGATACAAACTTGACAATACCTATAGCAGATCTTCTCTTTGAGGAAGTGGATTCTGGGATTCAGTTGTTTTCCTTTAGCAATCTGGAGCCAGGGAACTTCCTGCTAACAATATATGATAGCAAGCATAATAAGAGCATTTCCAATATGCCATATGTTTATACTGTTTTTGTTG GTTATTGTGATGGGGTGAAAAGTGTTGTAAATGGATCTGGTTTAAATGATTCAGTAGCTGGAGTAAGGGCAGAGTTCTCTGTATATTTGAATGACATCTATCAATATCCTTCCCCAGTGGAAGCAGACATACTTCAAGTACAAATCTTAAGAGAAAATGATAACTACAGTGTTTCGCCAACCATATATCCTAAGCTAAATAAAAATG GGAGCATAATAGCTTCAGGAATGCCATATGATGGTATAGGTCGCACGGAAGCTGCCCCGTCTCCTTCTATATCGTTGAGCAACAAT TCTGGGAGCAGGAGCCCTGTTGTAGCCAGTGCATTTAATGTGGAATACACACCAGATAAAAGTGGCTTTTTCGATATTAATGTATATTGTGGAAACATAATACTGAATGAGGGTCATGCATTCAGAAAAGAGGTAAAAGCAG GTGAAGTAAATATTTCATTGTCAAGTGTTGCGAGGTTTTCTTCCAAGGTGCCAAAGCTGTCGAAAAATGAAATAGTTGTGCAGCTTATGGATTCATATCTAAACCCTGTTCTCTCACAACAGTCAAAATTGAAATTGGAGATTGCTTCAATTAATATCTCTAGGTTTTCAACTTGGGACACTGTGGATAATAAGGATGGTTCATACAGCTGCAGCTATATGGCTAAAGATGTTGGCACTTACGAGATTTGCCCTTCCTTTGATGGCAAGCGCTTCTTGGCATGTCCCCTCAGTATCAATGTGTACAGTA GTGAATATTTTCCCAAAGCCAACAATGATACAGTATCTATTTGGGAGGATGAATCCATTGCCATTGATGTCTTGGCAAATGATTATTTTGCGGGTGACAATGCACGTATAGTTGAATTTTCAAAA TCAGATCATGGCTCACTTATACAGAATGGAAGGATCTTTCGCTACACTCCCTATGAAGATTATTATGGAAATGATTATTTTTGGTACACAATATCTGATATAAATGGAAATCTTGCTACTGCTTCTGTGCACATATCCGTTCTCAATATTCCACCTCAGTTTGCTTCTGCTCCAAGCCAACTGCAAGCAACAGAGGACTTAATAAGCCCTAGATTTGG TGgtttttctgggtttgaaatCACTTACTCAAATCCAAAGGAGAGTATTTCTGTCAATCTGAGTGCATTATCTGGAAGTATACTTCTGTCTCCCTTGGTGATGCAATTTGGACAACCAGTGTGGAATGAACTTTCAATTAATACAGGAAATGAAACAGCAACCAGTTTACTATTAGAAGGCACTGTGGAAGAAATTAATTTTGCGCTTCAGTCAATTCAGTACCTggg aaATGAGAATTTTTATGGTGCAGATACCATTAAAGTCTCTGCCAAGAATAAGAATGGAATAAATTCATTGGGTGTCCCAATTTTTGTTGATCCTATAAATGATCCTCCATATATTAGAGTTCCTTCCTTCATTATATTGAGGAGCAATGAAGAAGAGACCCATATCTTTGATAAAGAGAAAGACAAGTTTGACTTTTTGATTGGAGATTCCGATCTTCCGACTTTCCCTG TTGGGGAGAGTCACTTTCTTGTGTCATTCTCTGTGGAA TGGCAACCTCTTCAGACATATGTAACCATCTCAAAGCACTTTATGGTCAAAGCTACTGGAATCAGATTTCATGGCACAATCAATGACTGCAATAGTGTTATGCAGCAATTGTTCTATCTT GGAGGTGAGCATGGAGCTGTTTTAACATTAACAGTGAATGACATGGGAAACTATGGGTGTTATCCAGGTTGTGCAGAGGGGATGTCAATGCCATTATACACTGAGGCTATGGTTAATTTAATGAGAAAGACGCCTATGAGTTCATTCCTTGCACATA CCTTAGGATCAATCATCGTCATTGAATTTGtcatcattttctctcttgGAGTGTTACTTCTATACTTAACCTGCAAATGCGCAATTCTGCTCGTACATGAAAGAAGAAACCGTGAGAAAAGGGCTTCAGAGCTATCTACTGCACAAAGTTCCCAGACACAAACT TCAAGCATGAACAAACCTGAGAATGCTACTTATTTCACTGGTTGTTGTCCAAGTCCTTCCTTGCTTCGTTTCGGCATGCAATCCTCCAACTTTCGCCAACG GTCCCGTCGTCTATTTCACATTGGAGAATCTAGCAAAGCAGTGAATCAACCTTCTCCTTCAACGAGTGAAATCCAACAAACACTTATGTCTACCTCTGCGCCTCTTTCCTTTGACAAAAACCATAGCTTAAACTCAAATTTTTAA